The segment ACCGCACCGCCGTCACCGTAGGCCCCGAGCACCTTCGTCGGATAGAAGGAGAACGCCGCCGCGTCCCCCATGGTGCCGCACGTCCGCCCGTGGTGGCGCGCCCCGTGCGACTGGGCGCAGTCCTCCAACACGACCAGGTCGTTCGCGCGGGCCACGCGCAGGACGGGCTTCATCTCCACACACTGCCCGTAGAGGTGCACCACCAGCACACACCTCGTCCGGGAGGAGATGAGGCCCGGGAGGGACGCCACATCCATCAGGTAGGTGTCGGGATCGACGTCGGCGAAGACCGCCTTTGCCCCCACCGCGTCGATCGCGACGACGGTCGGTGCCGCGGTGTTGGCGACGGTGATCACCTCGTCCCCAGGCCCGACGCCGAGGGCGCGGAGGGCGAGGACGATGGCGTTGGTCCCGTTGTCGACACTGACACAGTGCGGTACGTCGTGGTAGCCGGCGAAGTCGTTCTCGAACCGGGTGACTTCAGCGCCCAGGATGAGGCGTCCCGAAGCGAAGACCTCGTCCACCGCTTCGAGGATCTCGGCGCGTTCCTCGTGGTACTCGTCCAGGTATCCCCAGACATCGACGGTCATGATGACTCCCACCTACGCCGGTCAGTCGAGTTGGTCGCGAGCGGAACCATCGGTGGACAGCTCCGGAACGACGTCGCTGTCGGGCGGCCCCTCCAGGCTGTCCCCCGCCGACGCGTCAAGGACGGAAACCATCCAGGTCGCCAGGTCCTGCCCCGCGCTCGCCGCCGCCTTCTCCCACAGGGTCTTGCGTTCGCTCGTCACCTTCATCTGTATCTGCGCCTCGGGCGTCGGCGCCGGGGCTGTGCTCTGCGCGGCGGCCTTGAGCCGTCTCCGTAACTCGTTCCGCGACCAACCGAAGCGTGAGGCCCGATCCAGCCATTGGTCCTGTTCCTCGGGCGCGAGGGAAACGACCTCGCTGTGGTGCTGGAAGCTCAGGTCCTTTCGACGTCGTTTCACCGGAAAATGCCGCGCGACCCACGCGTAATTCCTTAATGTTTGGTAGCTTAAAGGCGTCCCCTCCAGAGCGATGCGGTAGCGATCCGGGTATTTCGACTGGCCATACATCAGCCAATCTCCCAGCCACCAGCCAGAGGCGTCCCAGACGAAGAAAATCTGTTCGCCCAGTTTGGCCCATTCCTCCAGTAGCAGGTCCGCAGGGAGCTGGAGGAACGAACGCTGGGCGGAATGGGTCAGTTGAGGTATCGGTGGGTAGGTGATATCGGTTCCAACGGAGCTGGGGTCCGTCATAACCTGGCTGTTCCTTCCATGCTCGGGTAGGCCATGTGCGCAGTGTCCTTACTGTGCGGGGGCGGGGCACGTGTGTCTGCTCGAATGATTGTCCACGAACGAGTGAGCTGTGTCCATGCGAGGAAAGGTGAATTCCGGCCGAATGATTATGTGTTGTAATCATTCGATCACTGAAAGTGTTGCACTGATGGATTGTCCGGGTGGCAATCGATATAGGCTCCGACGTTGTTTTTCGTTCGAATGTCCATGCTTTAGTAGCTCCTAGCCAGCGGTTCGGCTCCGTGTAATGCGTGACCCGCCCTGCCGTGTGTCGTGGCTGATCGACGTGGCTCGCCGCGCAATTGGGGTATTGCTGACTGTCCCGCCGGCGAGACAGTCTTCACCTTTTATTCGCCCTTCGGGTGGGTGGTCTGTCCGGGTTGTCGGGGGGCTCGCTTGGCGTGATCAGCACATGGTGTGACTGGTGGTCAATGCGCAGAGTAACGGGATCGCGATTGCGAACACAGAGCGTGGTCGCGCTCGGGTGGGCGTTCTGTTCGCGAAAAACCGGAGAAAGTCTTTCTGGAGCGGTGAATAGTATTGTTCGTCTCCCGTGTCTGGCCTCGTCGCGGTGAGCGACGTAGATTGCTGCCATGCCAGAGCGTGCGAATATCGACTTTGATTCTGTTGTCAAGATGATCGAAGAAGTCTCGGGTGTTTCGGGGGATTCGGTCCGGAAAGACAGTCTTCTCGTCGAGGACCTGGATATCGACTCCCTCACCATGGTGGAAATAGCGTTCAATCTGCAGCGGGAGATCGGGATCGAGATCCCCGACGAGAAGCTCGCCGACGTACGCACCCCTCAGGACCTCCACGACTTGTTGATCAACGGTGACCACTAGCTGGTCTCGGCATCGCTGGGGATCCCCGAACCATCACTGAGCAGAGGCGGCACCGTGACTTTTCTCGATACCTCCCCCGAGGAGCTGCTGAGTAATGGCACAGCGGCCCCGGAAATCAATGACCGTCCCTGGTCTGTTCGTTGGGACCACGAGAGTGGCGCCGCTGAGCGAATCGCCGCGCGGTTCCCCCCGCTGGTTGATTTCCATACCTCGGGGAGCACCGGGGAGTCCCAACGGTGGCGTAGGTCGTGGGACCAACTGTGGCGGGAGGCCGGCATGTTGGCCGACCTGGCGGGGCGAGACCGGCCGGACGCCGTGCTGTCCTTCGCTCCGCCCCGCCACGTCTACGGGGCCCTGGCCACACTGCTCATGCCGGCGCGCCTCGGCCGCCCCGCCTGGTACCGGCCCCAATACTTCGGGCATATGCCCGCGCCGGCCGGCAGGCGATGGACCATCGTGGCCGTGCCGTGGACGTACTCCATCCTGCTCCGACAACGAGCGTGGATCGAACAGGTGAGCCACATATCGGTGCTGCACAGCACCGCCATGCTTCCGCCGACGGCCGAACGACTCCTACGTCGCCTGGGGCCGGA is part of the Spiractinospora alimapuensis genome and harbors:
- a CDS encoding DegT/DnrJ/EryC1/StrS family aminotransferase produces the protein MTVDVWGYLDEYHEERAEILEAVDEVFASGRLILGAEVTRFENDFAGYHDVPHCVSVDNGTNAIVLALRALGVGPGDEVITVANTAAPTVVAIDAVGAKAVFADVDPDTYLMDVASLPGLISSRTRCVLVVHLYGQCVEMKPVLRVARANDLVVLEDCAQSHGARHHGRTCGTMGDAAAFSFYPTKVLGAYGDGGAVLSADATTDAALRRLRYYGMEDRYFVERLPGHNSRLDEVQAAILVRKLRRLDTYVARRRHIAERYADGLRDTDLVLPTVAPGNDHVYYLYVVRHPDRDRIIEEMARHSVRLNVSYRWPVHTMTGFRSLGYGAGSLPRTEKAAEGIFSLPMFPSLTDAAQDRVIEGLRKVLSAGG
- a CDS encoding LmbU family transcriptional regulator codes for the protein MTDPSSVGTDITYPPIPQLTHSAQRSFLQLPADLLLEEWAKLGEQIFFVWDASGWWLGDWLMYGQSKYPDRYRIALEGTPLSYQTLRNYAWVARHFPVKRRRKDLSFQHHSEVVSLAPEEQDQWLDRASRFGWSRNELRRRLKAAAQSTAPAPTPEAQIQMKVTSERKTLWEKAAASAGQDLATWMVSVLDASAGDSLEGPPDSDVVPELSTDGSARDQLD
- a CDS encoding acyl carrier protein, producing MPERANIDFDSVVKMIEEVSGVSGDSVRKDSLLVEDLDIDSLTMVEIAFNLQREIGIEIPDEKLADVRTPQDLHDLLINGDH